A genome region from Coturnix japonica isolate 7356 chromosome 13, Coturnix japonica 2.1, whole genome shotgun sequence includes the following:
- the LRRTM2 gene encoding leucine-rich repeat transmembrane neuronal protein 2 isoform X2 encodes MQPPMYSKEWLSSLHPELLYGLRKLQTLHLRSNSLRTIPVRLFWDCRSLEFLDLSTNRLRSLARNGFAGLIKLRELHLEHNQLTKINFAHFLRLSSLHTLFLQWNKISNLTCGMEWTWGTLEKLDLTGNEIKAIDLTVFETMPNLKTLLLDNNKLSTLDSKILRSLPSLSTVGLSGNLWECSARICALAAWLGAFRGRWEHPILCHGPDHAQGEDILDAVHGFQLCWNASTAAPSAAPTDAPTTEYTKGISSSHFHMGDKEIPTTAGMVVTTEEPFPEPNNAIFTQRVITGTMALLFSFFFIIFIVFISRKCCPPTLRRIRQCSMIQNHRQLRSQTRLHMANMSDQGPYNEYEPTHEGPFIIINGYGQCKCQQLPYKECEV; translated from the exons ATGCAACCTCCAATGTACTCAAAAGAATGG TTGTCCTCTCTGCACCCCGAGCTGCTCTACGGCCTCCGCAAGCTGCAGACCTTGCATCTGCGCTCCAACTCCCTGCGGACGATCCCCGTCCGCCTGTTCTGGGACTGCCGTAGCCTGGAGTTCCTGGATCTGAGCACAAACCGCTTGCGAAGTTTGGCTCGCAACGGCTTTGCGGGATTAATcaagctgagggagctgcacCTAGAGCACAACCAGCTGACAAAGATTAATTTTGCTCATTTCCTCCGGCTCAGCAGCCTGCACACGCTCTTCTTGCAGTGGAACAAAATTAGCAACTTGACGTGTGGGATGGAGTGGACCTGGGGCACCTTAGAAAAGCTCGATTTGACTGGAAACGAGATCAAAGCCATCGACCTAACAGTTTTTGAAACTATGCCTAACCTTAAAACCCTCCTCCTGGATAACAACAAGCTCAGCACGCTGGACTCCAAGATCCTGCGCTCGCTGCCATCACTCAGCACCGTGGGGCTCTCGGGCAATCTGTGGGAATGCAGCGCCCGGATCTGTGCGCTGGCCGCCTGGCTGGGCGCCTTCCGGGGCCGCTGGGAGCACCCCATCCTCTGCCACGGCCCCGACCACGCCCAGGGAGAGGACATCCTGGACGCCGTGCAcggcttccagctctgctggaacGCATCCACTGCCGCCCCGTCCGCGGCGCCGACGGACGCTCCCACCACCGAGTACACGAAAGGAATCAGCTCCTCTCATTTCCATATGGGAGACAAAGAAATCCCCACCACGGCAGGCATGGTCGTCACCACCGAGGAACCCTTCCCGGAGCCAAACAATGCCATCTTCACTCAAAGGGTAATTACAGGGACAATggctttattgttttctttcttttttatcatttttatagTGTTCATCTCCAGGAAATGCTGCCCTCCCACATTAAGAAGAATTAGGCAGTGCTCAATGATTCAAAACCACAGGCAGCTCCGATCCCAAACGCGGCTACATATGGCAAACATGTCAGACCAAGGACCGTACAACGAGTACGAACCCACCCACGAAGGACCCTTCATCATCATTAACGGCTACGGACAATGCAAGTGTCAGCAGCTGCCATATAAAGAATGTGAAGTATAA
- the LRRTM2 gene encoding leucine-rich repeat transmembrane neuronal protein 2 isoform X1, with amino-acid sequence MGLHFKWPLGARMLAALYAMSMVLKMLPALGMACPPKCRCEKLLFYCDSQGFHSVPNTTEKGSLGLSLRHNFITELERDQFASFSQLTWLHLDHNQIATVREDSFQGLYKLKELVLSSNKIFHLPNTTFSQLLNLQNLDLSFNQLSSLHPELLYGLRKLQTLHLRSNSLRTIPVRLFWDCRSLEFLDLSTNRLRSLARNGFAGLIKLRELHLEHNQLTKINFAHFLRLSSLHTLFLQWNKISNLTCGMEWTWGTLEKLDLTGNEIKAIDLTVFETMPNLKTLLLDNNKLSTLDSKILRSLPSLSTVGLSGNLWECSARICALAAWLGAFRGRWEHPILCHGPDHAQGEDILDAVHGFQLCWNASTAAPSAAPTDAPTTEYTKGISSSHFHMGDKEIPTTAGMVVTTEEPFPEPNNAIFTQRVITGTMALLFSFFFIIFIVFISRKCCPPTLRRIRQCSMIQNHRQLRSQTRLHMANMSDQGPYNEYEPTHEGPFIIINGYGQCKCQQLPYKECEV; translated from the exons ATGG GCTTACATTTCAAGTGGCCATTAGGGGCTCGTATGCTGGCAGCACTATATGCAATGAGCATGGTTTTAAAAATGCTGCCTGCCTTGGGCATGGCTTGTCCACCAAAATGTCGCTGTGAGAAGCTACTGTTTTACTGTGACTCTCAGGGGTTTCACTCAGTGccaaacaccactgaaaaggGCTCTCTAGGTTTGTCACTGAGGCACAATTTTATTACTGAACTTGAAAGGGATCAATTTGCGAGCTTCAGTCAACTTACTTGGCTTCACTTAGATCATAATCAAATTGCAACAGTCAGAGAAGATTCTTTTCAAGGACTGTATAAACTTAAGGAATTAGTCTTAAGTTCCAACAAAATCTTTCATTTGCCCAACACCACTTTTAGCCAGCTGCTTAACCTGCAGAATTTGGACCTCTCTTTTAATCAGTTGTCCTCTCTGCACCCCGAGCTGCTCTACGGCCTCCGCAAGCTGCAGACCTTGCATCTGCGCTCCAACTCCCTGCGGACGATCCCCGTCCGCCTGTTCTGGGACTGCCGTAGCCTGGAGTTCCTGGATCTGAGCACAAACCGCTTGCGAAGTTTGGCTCGCAACGGCTTTGCGGGATTAATcaagctgagggagctgcacCTAGAGCACAACCAGCTGACAAAGATTAATTTTGCTCATTTCCTCCGGCTCAGCAGCCTGCACACGCTCTTCTTGCAGTGGAACAAAATTAGCAACTTGACGTGTGGGATGGAGTGGACCTGGGGCACCTTAGAAAAGCTCGATTTGACTGGAAACGAGATCAAAGCCATCGACCTAACAGTTTTTGAAACTATGCCTAACCTTAAAACCCTCCTCCTGGATAACAACAAGCTCAGCACGCTGGACTCCAAGATCCTGCGCTCGCTGCCATCACTCAGCACCGTGGGGCTCTCGGGCAATCTGTGGGAATGCAGCGCCCGGATCTGTGCGCTGGCCGCCTGGCTGGGCGCCTTCCGGGGCCGCTGGGAGCACCCCATCCTCTGCCACGGCCCCGACCACGCCCAGGGAGAGGACATCCTGGACGCCGTGCAcggcttccagctctgctggaacGCATCCACTGCCGCCCCGTCCGCGGCGCCGACGGACGCTCCCACCACCGAGTACACGAAAGGAATCAGCTCCTCTCATTTCCATATGGGAGACAAAGAAATCCCCACCACGGCAGGCATGGTCGTCACCACCGAGGAACCCTTCCCGGAGCCAAACAATGCCATCTTCACTCAAAGGGTAATTACAGGGACAATggctttattgttttctttcttttttatcatttttatagTGTTCATCTCCAGGAAATGCTGCCCTCCCACATTAAGAAGAATTAGGCAGTGCTCAATGATTCAAAACCACAGGCAGCTCCGATCCCAAACGCGGCTACATATGGCAAACATGTCAGACCAAGGACCGTACAACGAGTACGAACCCACCCACGAAGGACCCTTCATCATCATTAACGGCTACGGACAATGCAAGTGTCAGCAGCTGCCATATAAAGAATGTGAAGTATAA
- the LRRTM2 gene encoding leucine-rich repeat transmembrane neuronal protein 2 isoform X3, which translates to MQPPMYSKEWLLYGLRKLQTLHLRSNSLRTIPVRLFWDCRSLEFLDLSTNRLRSLARNGFAGLIKLRELHLEHNQLTKINFAHFLRLSSLHTLFLQWNKISNLTCGMEWTWGTLEKLDLTGNEIKAIDLTVFETMPNLKTLLLDNNKLSTLDSKILRSLPSLSTVGLSGNLWECSARICALAAWLGAFRGRWEHPILCHGPDHAQGEDILDAVHGFQLCWNASTAAPSAAPTDAPTTEYTKGISSSHFHMGDKEIPTTAGMVVTTEEPFPEPNNAIFTQRVITGTMALLFSFFFIIFIVFISRKCCPPTLRRIRQCSMIQNHRQLRSQTRLHMANMSDQGPYNEYEPTHEGPFIIINGYGQCKCQQLPYKECEV; encoded by the exons ATGCAACCTCCAATGTACTCAAAAGAATGG CTGCTCTACGGCCTCCGCAAGCTGCAGACCTTGCATCTGCGCTCCAACTCCCTGCGGACGATCCCCGTCCGCCTGTTCTGGGACTGCCGTAGCCTGGAGTTCCTGGATCTGAGCACAAACCGCTTGCGAAGTTTGGCTCGCAACGGCTTTGCGGGATTAATcaagctgagggagctgcacCTAGAGCACAACCAGCTGACAAAGATTAATTTTGCTCATTTCCTCCGGCTCAGCAGCCTGCACACGCTCTTCTTGCAGTGGAACAAAATTAGCAACTTGACGTGTGGGATGGAGTGGACCTGGGGCACCTTAGAAAAGCTCGATTTGACTGGAAACGAGATCAAAGCCATCGACCTAACAGTTTTTGAAACTATGCCTAACCTTAAAACCCTCCTCCTGGATAACAACAAGCTCAGCACGCTGGACTCCAAGATCCTGCGCTCGCTGCCATCACTCAGCACCGTGGGGCTCTCGGGCAATCTGTGGGAATGCAGCGCCCGGATCTGTGCGCTGGCCGCCTGGCTGGGCGCCTTCCGGGGCCGCTGGGAGCACCCCATCCTCTGCCACGGCCCCGACCACGCCCAGGGAGAGGACATCCTGGACGCCGTGCAcggcttccagctctgctggaacGCATCCACTGCCGCCCCGTCCGCGGCGCCGACGGACGCTCCCACCACCGAGTACACGAAAGGAATCAGCTCCTCTCATTTCCATATGGGAGACAAAGAAATCCCCACCACGGCAGGCATGGTCGTCACCACCGAGGAACCCTTCCCGGAGCCAAACAATGCCATCTTCACTCAAAGGGTAATTACAGGGACAATggctttattgttttctttcttttttatcatttttatagTGTTCATCTCCAGGAAATGCTGCCCTCCCACATTAAGAAGAATTAGGCAGTGCTCAATGATTCAAAACCACAGGCAGCTCCGATCCCAAACGCGGCTACATATGGCAAACATGTCAGACCAAGGACCGTACAACGAGTACGAACCCACCCACGAAGGACCCTTCATCATCATTAACGGCTACGGACAATGCAAGTGTCAGCAGCTGCCATATAAAGAATGTGAAGTATAA